From the Ciona intestinalis chromosome 2, KH, whole genome shotgun sequence genome, one window contains:
- the LOC100179410 gene encoding proteasomal ubiquitin receptor ADRM1-like, translating into MSLFGNSARSSSKNLVEFRAGKMHLKGTTVSPDKRKGLVYVYQAEDSLMHFCWKDRTSGRVEDDLIIFPDDCELKKVAQCTTGRVFLLTFKSTSRKLFFWMQEPKTDKDEEFCKKVNDSLNNPPQPGQSSGSGADLGGMDGNIQDLLNNMDQQQLLQLMAGGGLGNLLSPGRSTSRSSRNQTTSSPRSTTTVTPQRSTVADTIPAPAATTTTTTTTASQPGVQLSQLQDILSQMGAPKPEPKHINLADAITPAAMIPILADPKVQERLKPFLPEGQEFTSTEQELRETVRSPQLRQAISYFGSALAAGDLAPVLAQFGLPEAAQLAASKGDVEAFAKAMQESEKKPEEEEHMSVD; encoded by the exons ATGTCTTTATTCGGAAACTCTGCAAGAAGTTCCAGCAAAAACTTGGTCGAGTTTCGTGCCGggaaaatgcatttaaag GGAACCACAGTATCACCAGACAAGAGAAAGGGTCTTGTTTACGTTTACCAAGCCGAAGACAGCTTAATGCATTTCTGCTGGAAGGATCGAACAAGTGGAAGAGTTGAAGATGATCTTATTATTTTTCCAG ATGATTGTGAGCTGAAGAAAGTTGCCCAGTGCACAACAGGAAGAGTCTTCCTGCTCACTTTCAAGTCAACAAGCcggaaattgtttttttggatGCAG GAACCCAAGACAGACAAGGATGAAGAGTTTTGTAAGAAAGTGAACGATTCTTTGAACAATCCTCCCCAACCAGGACAAAGTTCAGGCTCTGGTGCAGATCTTGGGGGAATGGATGGCAACATACAG GATTTGTTGAACAACATGGACCAACAGCAGTTGCTTCAACTTATGGCAGGTGGAGGGCTTGGTAATTTACTCAGTCCAG GTCGTTCCACTTCCCGGAGTTCACGAAATCAAACAACTTCTTCACCACGTTCCACAACAACTGTCACACCTCAGCGTTCCACCGTAGCTGATACAATCCCTGCTCCAGC tgcaacaacaacaacaacaactactaCAGCATCACAGCCTGGTGTTCAGTTGAGTCAACTGCAAGATATTTTATCCCAAATGGGAGCTCCAAAGCCGGAGCCAAAAC ATATTAACTTAGCAGATGCTATCACCCCTGCTGCAATGATTCCTATACTTGCTGATCCAAAG GTCCAAGAGCGATTGAAACCGTTTCTCCCAGAAGGTCAAGAATTCACATCAACTGAGCAGGAGTTGCGAGAAACGGTTCGTTCTCCTCAGTTGCGACAAGCCATCTCCTACTTTGGATCGGCTCTTGCAGCCGGTGATCTTGCCCCTGTACTTGCTCAGTTTGGACTTCCAGAGGCAGCACAGTTGGCAGCAAGCAAAGGAG ATGTAGAAGCTTTCGCAAAAGCCATGCAAGAATCCGAGAAGAAGCCAGAAGAGGAAGAACACATGTCAGTCGATTAA